In Syntrophorhabdaceae bacterium, the sequence AAAAGTGGTCCCGTTGTGATAAATCATTTCCTGAGCAAATACCGGTGCAGTTCCCGTGATGAACCAGAAAAGCAGGAAAAAAGCAGTTTTTCGCATTCCTCACCTCATTCAGCAAGAGTTCACTCCCATCGTCTCTTCAAGAACATATTTACAAAGGTGGAATTACAGGAGTGCGGCTGGATGAGCCGCGACCCCTTTATTACATTAATCACGGCGGCCCGTATATCAAGCGGGAGAATGAAGTCTTATTAAAAAAAGTTAATTTTCAGATTGACAACACGTCATGATCGCGGGAAAATTAAGAGGTGGTTACGGACCAGCTATGAAAAAGCCTTTTATCTTATTGCTGTTTTTATGTGCGACAGCCGCCACTGCCCCGGGATGTGCGACATTGGTCAGCCTCACGGAAGAGAATCAAAAGAATAAGGTGTTTTCCGGGACCAGAATGCATCTGGCGGACCTGGAATGCGCCCATGCCGCATGTGTCGATCTGCCGTTCTCACTCGTTGCCGACCTGGTGCTTCTCCCTTATACGATACCTAAAACATTGATGACCAGTCCTCCCGGAGAAAAAACCCCCGAAGCACAGAAAAAAGCAGCAGGAAAAGAACCAAAGACCGCCATGAAAGGAACAAAATAAATCCTCTAAAATTGGTTAAACTTGAGATTCAGACTGTTCCGGGTCCCCCTGAAGCTCTCTTCTTCTCTTGAGCTCCTGCCAGAATTTCTCTTCTGCTTCTATAAGCCTCTCTATATAAGGGTCATCCCGTTTTATGCAAAGATGGACTTCCGGCCGGTCCGGCATGTAACACCAGAAATCGATCTCGTCGAGTCCCGTGACGGCAAGAATATGCTGAAGCTGGCCCTGATAATAGGGCGGGACCTGACGTTTGGACGCGGCATGGCGGTACGTACTTTTTCCGCATTTGATCTCGATCACCGTGCTGCCGTCATGGGCAAGTCCGTCGAGGCTTGTCCTCAGCCACTCGTAGCGGGTGCTCACGAGGCATACGGGCCGGACTTTGATTCCCCTTACCCGCTCATAAGACTCCCTCGCCTCCGGCTCGAGCTCGTTCCCGCGACGCATGGCTTCGTTTGAGCCGAAGCTTAAGCCGCCGAGTTTCGCCTTGAGCAGCCATTCCGGTTTTTTCCAGGGATTTTCACCCATGATGACAGGCGCATCCGAGGCGCCGAGGCCCTGGTTCCGCCAGTCATGCCATGCCGCCGTACCCTGTACGAAATCGAGGATTTTATAGGGAAACTGAATCCACCGGGAGGCGCACTCAGGGCAGGTAATCGTGGATGCAGTGAGCCCGGCGGGGACCTGCAGAATTTGCCCGCAATGAGCGCACTCGACAACATTTACGGCAGCAGCATCCATCGCAATCTCCTCAACGGCCGGGCAATTACCACGTATTGTCTCGTCTCTGTTCATAGATTTTCTCCGGTTCATGTTAGCATAATTGAG encodes:
- a CDS encoding YqaJ viral recombinase family protein codes for the protein MNRDETIRGNCPAVEEIAMDAAAVNVVECAHCGQILQVPAGLTASTITCPECASRWIQFPYKILDFVQGTAAWHDWRNQGLGASDAPVIMGENPWKKPEWLLKAKLGGLSFGSNEAMRRGNELEPEARESYERVRGIKVRPVCLVSTRYEWLRTSLDGLAHDGSTVIEIKCGKSTYRHAASKRQVPPYYQGQLQHILAVTGLDEIDFWCYMPDRPEVHLCIKRDDPYIERLIEAEEKFWQELKRRRELQGDPEQSESQV
- a CDS encoding YceK/YidQ family lipoprotein, whose product is MKKPFILLLFLCATAATAPGCATLVSLTEENQKNKVFSGTRMHLADLECAHAACVDLPFSLVADLVLLPYTIPKTLMTSPPGEKTPEAQKKAAGKEPKTAMKGTK